A genomic stretch from Gemmatimonadaceae bacterium includes:
- a CDS encoding sensor histidine kinase, whose amino-acid sequence MSDGTSRECPLADVLADRLRESRRELAAHWLERIAARVSLDKNKIFPSEELLDHVPLLIQGVADYLQDPVNEVSADMPVVAKAMELGALRHGQGFDVYEILKEYEILGGILFAFLAEAADEIPEPCEKSELLHCGQRLFKAVTIIQQTTTTHFLRLGDTKIADRETRLRAFNQTVSHEIKNRIGAILGAGGALLEMPDLDPAQQKQFLEIVVRNARTMRHSVENLIALSRTENDSRQHRHVQLPEAAGEAIREVRESARDAGLEIRLGDLPNIEINAAAVELCLANYLSNAIKYADPTKPSRFAEINGTVEARPKGVRELVVRVRDNGHGVPPEMRDRLFQRFFRAHNVATDIEGTGLGLSIVADTVESLGGRAWAEFPGDESVFAFSLPFRRVDTDVVQGGQAPAPEERLRSPAGET is encoded by the coding sequence ATGTCGGACGGAACCTCGCGCGAATGCCCCCTGGCCGACGTTCTCGCCGATCGGCTCCGTGAATCCCGGAGGGAGCTCGCGGCCCATTGGCTCGAGCGCATTGCCGCCAGGGTCTCACTCGATAAAAACAAGATCTTCCCGTCGGAAGAGCTCCTCGATCACGTACCGCTCCTGATTCAGGGAGTTGCGGACTACCTCCAGGATCCTGTAAACGAGGTGAGCGCCGACATGCCCGTGGTAGCCAAGGCAATGGAGCTCGGGGCGCTTCGGCACGGGCAGGGCTTCGACGTTTACGAGATACTCAAGGAGTACGAGATACTCGGCGGCATTCTGTTCGCGTTTCTCGCTGAAGCCGCCGACGAGATACCGGAGCCGTGCGAAAAGAGCGAGCTGCTCCACTGCGGCCAGCGCCTTTTCAAGGCGGTCACGATCATTCAGCAGACGACCACCACGCATTTCCTGCGACTGGGCGACACAAAAATTGCCGATCGCGAAACGCGCCTCCGGGCATTCAATCAGACCGTATCGCACGAGATCAAGAATCGGATCGGGGCAATACTCGGCGCCGGGGGAGCGCTCCTGGAGATGCCCGACCTCGATCCGGCACAGCAGAAGCAGTTCCTCGAGATAGTCGTCAGGAACGCCAGAACCATGCGGCATTCGGTCGAGAATCTCATCGCACTGTCGCGGACCGAAAACGATTCGCGTCAGCATCGACACGTCCAGCTTCCCGAAGCCGCGGGCGAAGCAATTCGCGAGGTGAGAGAATCGGCGAGGGATGCCGGACTGGAGATCAGACTTGGGGACCTCCCGAATATCGAGATCAACGCCGCGGCAGTGGAGCTGTGCCTCGCCAACTACCTCTCCAACGCAATCAAGTACGCTGATCCGACGAAACCGAGCCGCTTTGCCGAGATCAACGGCACCGTCGAAGCCCGCCCCAAGGGAGTCCGCGAGCTCGTCGTCCGCGTTCGCGACAACGGTCACGGCGTGCCTCCCGAAATGCGCGATCGCCTCTTCCAGCGCTTCTTCCGCGCGCACAACGTTGCAACAGACATCGAGGGCACCGGGCTCGGGCTGAGCATCGTCGCCGATACGGTCGAATCCCTCGGTGGACGCGCGTGGGCGGAGTTTCCCGGCGACGAATCTGTGTTCGCGTTTTCACTTCCATTTCGGCGGGTGGATACCGACGTTGTCCAGGGCGGGCAGGCACCTGCGCCGGAGGAAAGGCTCAGAAGCCCGGCGGGAGAAACGTGA
- a CDS encoding pilus assembly protein TadG-related protein encodes MKRPETGSARPGNRRGAILIIMGVSMVAVMGLLVLSIDGGTLQEQKRLAQTAADAGALAGAVEILRNRRDSVVASAKSETARNGFADLVGADTITVTYPARGGTFVGSRFVGVEVQRTVPTYFAGIFGWGFVTVRSRAVAGIVLAEYCFIVLDPAGNSALSVDNTSRLTGSECGVAVNSTASNAADVSDQGHIIASTIGVTGGVSGTNFSPTPDLGMPPVADPLAWVPMPPVPNTCDYTSLEVTSAMTLNPGTYCYGLKVFNGQAMLNPGLYILRGGGLEVKSAGSTLTSLGTGVSFFNTVSPLGGDYGPILMQANVTVNISANTDPASALPGILFYSDPAAPNLTNVFKAGSTSTMDGTMYFPSQTIEFNSGSGSVTNGAVVAFRAALRNNTDLTFTGYNPVPDLFALKRAAIVE; translated from the coding sequence ATGAAGCGACCTGAGACGGGCTCAGCTCGGCCGGGCAACAGGCGCGGTGCGATCCTGATCATTATGGGAGTGTCGATGGTCGCCGTGATGGGCCTTCTGGTGCTTAGCATCGACGGCGGTACCCTGCAGGAGCAAAAACGACTGGCACAAACGGCCGCCGACGCAGGGGCCCTGGCCGGAGCCGTCGAGATTCTCAGAAATCGAAGGGACTCGGTGGTCGCTTCGGCAAAGAGTGAGACGGCAAGAAACGGATTTGCTGACCTGGTAGGAGCCGACACCATAACAGTGACCTACCCCGCGAGAGGTGGAACCTTCGTCGGGTCCAGGTTCGTCGGCGTCGAAGTACAACGGACTGTGCCTACGTATTTCGCGGGCATTTTCGGCTGGGGATTTGTGACCGTCCGAAGCCGGGCAGTCGCCGGTATCGTCCTGGCCGAGTACTGCTTTATCGTACTGGACCCTGCAGGAAATTCCGCCCTCAGCGTGGATAATACGTCTCGTCTCACCGGCAGCGAATGCGGCGTCGCTGTGAACTCTACCGCCTCCAATGCCGCGGATGTCAGCGATCAAGGTCATATAATCGCCAGCACGATTGGGGTGACGGGCGGCGTCTCGGGGACCAATTTCAGCCCCACTCCGGACCTGGGCATGCCACCGGTGGCCGACCCGCTCGCGTGGGTCCCGATGCCACCAGTGCCAAACACTTGCGACTACACCTCGCTGGAAGTTACGAGCGCGATGACATTGAACCCCGGAACCTACTGCTATGGCCTCAAGGTCTTCAATGGTCAAGCGATGTTGAACCCCGGCCTCTACATCTTGAGAGGAGGGGGGCTCGAGGTGAAATCGGCAGGGTCCACGCTGACGAGCCTCGGCACTGGCGTCAGCTTCTTCAACACCGTTTCGCCTCTTGGCGGAGATTACGGACCCATTCTCATGCAGGCCAACGTGACGGTGAATATCTCTGCGAACACTGACCCGGCCAGCGCTCTACCGGGCATTCTTTTTTACTCGGACCCAGCGGCGCCAAATCTGACGAACGTATTCAAGGCAGGGTCGACCAGCACCATGGACGGCACGATGTATTTTCCGTCGCAAACCATCGAATTCAACAGCGGATCAGGGAGCGTTACCAACGGCGCGGTGGTCGCGTTCCGGGCTGCCCTGAGGAACAACACTGACCTCACCTTCACTGGTTACAACCCCGTTCCAGATCTGTTTGCGTTGAAGCGGGCCGCGATTGTCGAGTAG
- a CDS encoding F0F1 ATP synthase subunit gamma, whose translation MAKGRELKGRIRSVENTRKITRTMEMVATSKMKRAQDRVVAARPYANSLTEVIASLYSPELAKEFPLLRQPSSAKKAAVLLLTSNRGLAGGFNANLIKESRNLLRRLDGEGTETLLRIVGKKGLGYFKYISRAIESSRIDFTDRPTAQNASELVDDLIGQFERGEIDAIYVVYAKFNSALSTPPTTVKILPVSPPETKTEGKSGGIRKDYLLFPSAEAILAQLLPLYVRNSVYRALVETAAAEQGARRTAMKNATDNAGDILNVLRRTYNRARQAQITQEIAEIVGGSAGLEG comes from the coding sequence ATGGCCAAGGGTCGCGAGCTCAAAGGGCGCATCCGCTCCGTGGAAAACACGCGGAAAATCACGCGGACGATGGAAATGGTCGCCACGTCCAAGATGAAGCGCGCGCAGGACCGCGTCGTCGCGGCGCGTCCTTACGCGAATTCGCTCACGGAAGTGATTGCCAGCCTCTACTCTCCGGAGCTGGCCAAGGAGTTCCCGCTCCTCCGGCAGCCCAGCTCGGCAAAGAAAGCAGCGGTGTTGTTGCTGACCTCGAATCGCGGACTGGCCGGCGGCTTCAACGCCAACCTCATCAAGGAATCGAGAAACCTTTTGCGGCGGCTCGACGGTGAAGGAACGGAGACACTGCTCCGCATCGTCGGGAAAAAAGGGCTCGGCTACTTCAAGTACATCAGTCGCGCGATCGAGTCGAGCCGCATCGACTTCACCGATCGTCCCACCGCGCAGAATGCTTCCGAGCTCGTCGACGATTTGATCGGCCAGTTCGAGAGGGGCGAGATCGACGCGATTTACGTCGTCTATGCCAAGTTCAATTCGGCGCTTTCGACGCCACCGACAACGGTGAAGATACTGCCCGTGTCTCCACCCGAGACGAAAACGGAAGGCAAGAGCGGGGGGATCAGGAAAGACTACCTGCTTTTTCCATCAGCCGAGGCGATTCTCGCGCAGCTGCTGCCGCTTTACGTGAGGAACTCGGTGTATCGCGCGCTCGTCGAGACCGCGGCGGCAGAGCAGGGAGCGCGGCGCACCGCGATGAAAAACGCAACCGACAACGCCGGCGACATTCTCAACGTGCTTCGCCGTACATATAACCGCGCCCGTCAGGCGCAGATCACGCAGGAGATTGCCGAGATAGTCGGCGGCTCCGCGGGCCTCGAGGGATAA
- a CDS encoding TadE family protein translates to MRDAVVRALRALRSSDAGAAAVELAMTLPLLALLAVGVADFGRLYFTSIAVANATRAGAQYGAQSTTTSGNFAGIEQATRNDAADLGEITVASSRFCRCPDGSTPACTGTCASYGAPQVFVHVSASKTYAFLIDYPGLPPTVAITRTATFRAQ, encoded by the coding sequence ATGCGTGATGCAGTTGTTCGAGCGTTGAGAGCCCTTCGAAGCTCAGACGCGGGTGCCGCAGCGGTAGAGCTCGCGATGACTCTTCCGCTGCTTGCATTGCTCGCCGTCGGCGTGGCCGATTTCGGACGGCTTTATTTCACAAGCATCGCCGTGGCCAATGCCACTCGGGCCGGCGCGCAGTACGGGGCGCAGAGCACGACGACGAGCGGCAACTTTGCCGGCATAGAGCAGGCAACGCGAAATGATGCAGCAGACCTCGGCGAAATCACCGTAGCATCGAGCCGCTTCTGCCGATGTCCCGACGGCAGTACCCCCGCCTGTACGGGCACGTGTGCCTCGTATGGCGCTCCTCAGGTGTTCGTTCACGTCAGCGCAAGCAAGACGTATGCATTTCTGATTGACTACCCGGGTCTACCACCGACGGTCGCAATCACGCGGACCGCGACGTTTCGCGCGCAATAA
- a CDS encoding ABC transporter ATP-binding protein — MIRLVDVHKSFGPKTVLEGFSLDVAEGETMVIIGYSGSGKSVAIKHIVGLLEPDEGTVWVDGKEVPRLTRPELYDLRSKIGYVFQFAALFDSMSIGDNVAMGLRKEHKLPESEIQERISESLELVDLPGVEGKFPAELSGGMRKRVGIARAIARRPKYILYDEPTTGLDPVTSAVIDQLMVRTREKLGVTSIVITHDMRSAYTVGSRIAMLYEGKVRQVGTVEEIKHTTDPIVCQFIEGRPSLELAATGV, encoded by the coding sequence GTGATCCGCCTCGTTGACGTCCACAAGTCCTTCGGGCCCAAGACAGTGCTGGAAGGGTTTTCGCTCGACGTGGCGGAAGGCGAGACGATGGTAATCATCGGCTACTCGGGCTCCGGAAAATCCGTTGCGATCAAGCACATCGTCGGACTGCTCGAGCCGGACGAGGGCACTGTCTGGGTTGACGGCAAGGAAGTCCCGCGGCTCACCCGCCCCGAGCTGTACGATCTCCGCTCGAAGATTGGCTACGTCTTCCAGTTCGCCGCATTGTTCGACTCGATGAGCATCGGCGACAACGTGGCGATGGGTCTCCGGAAGGAGCACAAGCTTCCCGAATCCGAGATTCAGGAGCGGATCAGCGAATCGCTCGAGCTCGTAGACCTGCCGGGAGTTGAAGGGAAGTTCCCGGCCGAGCTTTCCGGAGGAATGCGGAAGCGCGTCGGAATCGCGCGAGCGATCGCGCGGCGTCCCAAGTACATCCTTTATGATGAGCCCACGACGGGGCTCGACCCCGTGACGAGCGCGGTCATCGACCAGCTCATGGTGCGCACACGCGAGAAACTCGGCGTCACGAGCATCGTCATCACTCACGACATGCGGAGCGCTTACACGGTCGGCTCGCGGATCGCGATGCTTTACGAGGGCAAGGTGCGACAGGTTGGAACGGTGGAAGAGATAAAACACACGACCGACCCAATAGTCTGCCAATTCATCGAGGGACGTCCGAGCCTCGAGCTCGCGGCGACCGGCGTCTAG
- a CDS encoding helix-turn-helix transcriptional regulator, protein MRLRLPELLDERGMSAYALSKQSKGRISMSTAYRMARLSGRVQNFDAELLEALCDVLSVEPGELLERDSAKRRRK, encoded by the coding sequence ATGCGGCTACGATTACCGGAACTCTTGGACGAGCGGGGAATGTCTGCCTACGCCCTCTCGAAGCAATCCAAGGGGCGGATCAGCATGTCCACCGCCTACCGGATGGCGAGGCTTTCAGGTCGTGTGCAGAACTTCGACGCGGAACTGTTGGAGGCTCTCTGTGACGTGCTGTCGGTCGAGCCCGGAGAACTGCTAGAGCGGGATTCCGCCAAGCGTCGGCGGAAATGA
- the atpA gene encoding F0F1 ATP synthase subunit alpha has translation MATATTLRPGEIKDILLREIEAADLQDLDVEEVGSILEVKDGIARIYGLAKAMSGEMLEVTSSETGEKITALALNLEEDNIGAVILGDYLQLKEGDEVRRTARVLEVPVGPELVGRVVDPLGRPLDQKGPITTTQTRKVDSKAPGIIVRQPVNEPLQTGIKAIDSMIPIGRGQRELIIGDRGTGKTAIAVDTIINQKGTGVICVYIAIGQKNSTVASVVEKLRQAGAMDYSIVVVASASDPAPMQYIAPYSGCAMAEYFMYSEGKPTLCVYDDLTKQAAAYRQLSLVLRRPPGREAFPGDVFYLHSRLLERAAKLRNDDAVVDGVNILKPGGSLTALPVIETQAGDVSAYIPTNVISITDGQIFLEADLFYAGVRPAVNVGISVSRVGGNAQIKAMKAVAGRLRLDLAQYRELEAFASFASDLDAATKKQLERGARTVELLKQPQFQPMPAEEQVVVIYAVTNGFLDEVPVAEIKEWERGFREYIAVEYPQVTDSIRKEKVLSKDREADLRRAIEAFNNMRGTEKTAA, from the coding sequence ATGGCTACCGCTACCACTCTTCGTCCGGGCGAAATCAAGGACATCCTCCTCCGTGAGATCGAAGCCGCCGACCTCCAGGACCTCGACGTCGAAGAAGTCGGATCCATTCTCGAGGTCAAGGACGGCATCGCTCGCATCTACGGACTCGCCAAAGCCATGTCCGGTGAGATGCTCGAAGTCACCTCCTCCGAGACCGGGGAGAAAATCACCGCCCTCGCGCTGAACCTCGAGGAAGACAACATCGGCGCCGTCATCCTCGGCGACTATCTCCAGCTCAAGGAAGGCGATGAGGTCCGGCGCACGGCCCGAGTGCTCGAGGTTCCGGTCGGGCCAGAGCTCGTCGGACGCGTAGTCGATCCACTCGGCAGACCGCTCGACCAGAAGGGGCCGATCACCACGACCCAAACGCGGAAAGTCGACTCCAAAGCGCCAGGCATCATTGTGAGACAGCCTGTGAACGAGCCGCTGCAGACCGGCATCAAGGCGATCGACTCGATGATTCCCATCGGACGCGGCCAGCGCGAGCTGATCATCGGCGACCGCGGCACCGGAAAGACCGCCATCGCCGTGGACACTATCATCAACCAGAAGGGCACCGGCGTCATCTGCGTCTACATCGCCATCGGACAGAAGAACTCGACCGTCGCGTCAGTCGTCGAAAAGCTTCGCCAGGCCGGCGCGATGGACTATTCCATCGTCGTCGTCGCGAGCGCATCAGATCCCGCGCCCATGCAGTACATCGCCCCCTACTCCGGATGCGCGATGGCCGAATACTTCATGTACAGCGAAGGGAAGCCAACACTGTGCGTGTACGACGATCTCACCAAGCAGGCAGCCGCGTATCGCCAGCTTTCGCTCGTGCTTCGTCGCCCGCCCGGCCGTGAAGCGTTTCCGGGCGACGTCTTCTATCTCCACTCGCGTCTGCTGGAGCGCGCGGCAAAGCTCAGAAACGATGACGCCGTCGTGGACGGCGTGAACATTCTCAAGCCGGGTGGATCGCTCACTGCGCTTCCCGTGATCGAGACCCAGGCCGGCGATGTGTCCGCGTACATTCCGACAAACGTCATCTCGATCACCGACGGTCAGATCTTCCTCGAGGCCGACCTTTTCTACGCGGGTGTTCGCCCCGCGGTGAACGTCGGCATCTCCGTCTCGCGCGTCGGTGGCAACGCGCAGATCAAGGCGATGAAAGCGGTCGCGGGCCGCCTGCGGCTCGATCTCGCCCAGTACCGCGAGCTCGAAGCGTTCGCCTCGTTCGCGTCGGACCTCGACGCGGCGACGAAGAAGCAGCTCGAGCGCGGTGCGCGTACGGTCGAGCTCCTGAAGCAGCCGCAGTTCCAGCCGATGCCCGCAGAAGAGCAGGTCGTCGTGATCTACGCCGTGACGAACGGATTCCTCGACGAAGTTCCGGTCGCCGAGATCAAGGAATGGGAGCGCGGCTTCCGCGAGTACATCGCCGTAGAGTATCCGCAGGTGACAGACTCGATTCGCAAGGAGAAGGTTCTCTCGAAGGACAGGGAAGCCGATCTCCGCCGCGCGATCGAGGCCTTCAACAACATGCGCGGAACCGAGAAGACGGCGGCCTAG
- a CDS encoding helix-turn-helix domain-containing protein, which yields MDTADLPTILAFVPRERARSLVRTAFPKRKWRVIAARDAGEFADALRRTLVDAALVDIGSPLAIAALASSGSDGPLPTNGGSADETWKIAALAQEFPSAPFFAISPLRATDAPAVARCSALEFCDVIADGIDEPVARELVAPQTFSARFYAALVSPPPALRLETRMQLASWRAILAGGGRPVRTSALAKAAGVSREHLSRNFSGLGSPNLKRVIDLVRMIAAAELAKNPGLDIRDIAHILGFASSSHLAVTAQRVLGTRPASLSRLRTVDLIERFVQGRTRSRG from the coding sequence ATGGATACCGCGGATCTTCCCACCATCCTTGCCTTCGTTCCCCGGGAGCGTGCGCGGTCGCTCGTGCGAACGGCGTTTCCGAAACGAAAATGGCGGGTCATCGCCGCGCGTGACGCCGGCGAATTTGCGGACGCTTTGCGGCGGACTCTGGTCGACGCGGCGCTCGTCGACATTGGATCGCCACTGGCAATCGCGGCGCTCGCGTCGAGCGGGAGCGATGGACCGCTCCCGACGAACGGCGGAAGCGCTGACGAGACCTGGAAGATCGCCGCTCTCGCGCAGGAATTTCCGAGTGCGCCGTTCTTTGCGATCAGCCCCCTTCGGGCAACCGACGCGCCTGCCGTCGCGCGCTGCAGCGCGCTCGAGTTCTGCGATGTAATTGCCGACGGGATCGACGAGCCGGTGGCGCGGGAGCTGGTCGCACCTCAGACATTTTCCGCCAGGTTTTATGCGGCGCTCGTCAGCCCGCCACCCGCGCTCAGACTCGAGACACGAATGCAGCTCGCGAGCTGGCGGGCGATTCTCGCCGGTGGGGGCCGGCCGGTGCGAACGAGCGCGCTGGCGAAAGCGGCAGGCGTAAGTCGCGAGCACCTGAGCCGCAACTTCTCGGGGCTTGGCTCACCAAACCTCAAGCGGGTGATCGACCTCGTGAGGATGATCGCCGCGGCTGAGCTCGCAAAGAATCCCGGCCTGGACATCCGCGACATCGCCCACATCCTCGGCTTTGCGTCGTCGTCCCACCTGGCGGTGACGGCCCAGCGCGTGCTGGGCACTCGGCCGGCTTCTCTGTCGCGGCTGAGAACGGTGGATTTGATAGAGCGATTTGTGCAGGGGAGAACGCGCAGTCGAGGATGA
- a CDS encoding NAD-dependent epimerase/dehydratase family protein: MADVLILGGTRNLGHVTALALLEAGHEVSVLNRGMTPDELPPAVRRLRGDRTDSVAMRRAVPDRDFDLVLDTTTYTGADARSAIEVFGGRVGRYVFISTGQVYLVREGISRPFREDSYDGPVMAELPRHSDDYDAWAYGAWKRDAEDEFSAAFSREGFPLTTLRLPMVASERDHYGRIQAYVARLLDGHTILVPDETGLPLRHVYVGDVARIIVQLVASREGTGRAYNISYGESMSLADFLATLAVFVDRTLDVQRVPRAELTRAGLLPHCSPFSGRWMSELDNTRSLAELGGDRMSYTSPEGYLPSIIEDYQKRWQSNGIIPLGYDQRLREKEFAY; the protein is encoded by the coding sequence GTGGCGGACGTTCTGATCCTGGGCGGCACCCGCAACCTCGGCCACGTTACGGCGCTCGCGCTGCTCGAGGCAGGTCACGAGGTCTCGGTATTGAACCGCGGGATGACGCCGGACGAGCTGCCGCCGGCGGTGCGCCGCCTGCGCGGAGACCGCACCGATTCCGTCGCGATGCGCCGTGCCGTTCCTGATCGCGATTTCGATCTCGTTCTCGACACGACGACATACACCGGCGCCGATGCACGATCGGCCATCGAGGTCTTCGGCGGTCGCGTTGGACGATACGTCTTCATCAGCACGGGTCAGGTCTACCTCGTGCGCGAGGGCATCTCCCGTCCGTTTCGGGAGGACAGCTACGACGGACCGGTGATGGCGGAGCTGCCGCGCCACTCGGACGACTACGACGCGTGGGCATACGGCGCATGGAAGCGCGACGCGGAGGATGAATTTTCCGCGGCGTTCTCACGCGAAGGATTTCCTCTTACGACTCTCCGCCTCCCCATGGTTGCGTCCGAGCGAGACCACTACGGTCGTATCCAGGCGTATGTCGCGCGGCTGCTCGATGGACACACGATCCTGGTTCCCGACGAGACGGGTCTTCCCCTGCGACACGTGTACGTCGGCGATGTGGCTCGGATTATCGTGCAGCTCGTCGCCTCACGCGAAGGTACCGGACGCGCGTACAACATTTCCTACGGCGAGTCCATGTCGCTCGCGGATTTTCTTGCGACGCTGGCGGTATTTGTCGATCGGACGCTCGACGTTCAGCGTGTTCCCCGCGCGGAGCTGACGCGTGCCGGCCTCTTGCCCCACTGCTCGCCCTTCAGCGGACGATGGATGTCGGAGCTCGACAACACACGCAGTCTCGCCGAGCTCGGAGGAGACCGGATGAGCTATACGAGCCCTGAGGGATACCTTCCATCGATCATCGAGGACTACCAGAAGCGATGGCAGTCGAATGGAATCATCCCTTTGGGTTACGACCAGCGGCTGAGAGAGAAAGAATTCGCCTACTGA
- a CDS encoding TadE/TadG family type IV pilus assembly protein, with protein sequence MTRISLLSRRFWKSENGTGLVEFAIAAPVFMIVLFGIIELGLAVWQKNSVASDVREGARYAVVRGTASGRTATAESVSEYVKTRTSLDTAAFRVYTTWSPNKRPGSVVTVSVAHNVPRRGPFIPAHTDSASSQMVIAF encoded by the coding sequence ATGACGCGCATCTCTTTGCTCTCACGCAGGTTTTGGAAGTCCGAGAATGGTACAGGGTTGGTGGAGTTTGCCATAGCTGCCCCGGTTTTCATGATCGTACTTTTCGGCATTATCGAACTCGGCCTCGCTGTCTGGCAAAAAAACAGCGTTGCCTCCGACGTGCGGGAAGGAGCACGCTACGCTGTCGTGCGCGGCACGGCGAGCGGGCGAACCGCAACCGCCGAGTCGGTCTCGGAATACGTCAAAACGCGAACATCGCTCGACACAGCCGCGTTCCGGGTCTACACAACGTGGTCCCCCAACAAGCGCCCGGGCTCCGTGGTGACCGTCAGCGTCGCCCACAATGTTCCTCGGCGGGGACCATTCATTCCCGCCCATACCGACAGCGCAAGCTCTCAGATGGTCATTGCCTTCTGA
- a CDS encoding RNA polymerase sigma factor RpoD/SigA: MAEVKRRRRAAAPGGIAPSEPERDILDQYLYEVSTYPLLKGNEEIEVARKIRAGDQDALQELVKRNLRFVISVAKKYQNRGLPLIDLIGEGNVGLLTAARKFDPDQGVKFISYAVWWIRQAILSSLARQGRTVRVPLNRTADLSRIIKASEILRQKMRREPTPEELSHLTGLSVDVVQSLAALNTGDVRLDAPMDPEGDRSLIERFVADEMPDTEEEAMNRFLNDEIETALSTLPPRDAKVLRLYFGLEGGREHTLEEIGSMLGVTRERVRQLRDRALKRLREGDVGRALGSFAA; the protein is encoded by the coding sequence ATGGCTGAAGTAAAGCGCCGCCGCCGAGCGGCCGCACCGGGGGGAATCGCGCCAAGTGAGCCGGAGCGCGACATCCTCGATCAGTATCTCTATGAGGTCAGTACTTACCCGCTCCTCAAGGGAAACGAAGAGATCGAGGTTGCCCGGAAGATTCGTGCTGGAGACCAGGACGCGCTGCAGGAGCTCGTAAAGCGCAACCTGCGCTTCGTCATCTCCGTCGCAAAAAAGTATCAGAACCGCGGACTTCCTCTGATCGACCTGATCGGGGAAGGGAACGTCGGGCTGCTCACCGCTGCCCGAAAATTCGATCCCGACCAGGGAGTGAAGTTCATCTCCTATGCGGTGTGGTGGATTCGTCAGGCCATCCTGAGCTCGCTCGCGCGCCAGGGGCGAACCGTGCGCGTTCCGCTCAACCGGACGGCCGACTTGTCGCGCATCATCAAGGCGTCGGAGATCCTTCGCCAGAAGATGCGGCGCGAGCCGACGCCCGAAGAGCTGTCGCATCTCACGGGACTCTCGGTCGACGTAGTGCAGTCGCTCGCCGCGCTCAATACAGGCGACGTGCGGCTCGACGCACCGATGGATCCGGAAGGCGATCGCTCTCTGATCGAGCGGTTCGTCGCCGACGAGATGCCAGACACCGAGGAGGAGGCAATGAACCGCTTCCTCAACGATGAGATCGAGACGGCGTTGTCGACGCTTCCTCCCAGGGATGCGAAGGTGCTGCGCCTGTACTTCGGACTGGAAGGCGGCCGCGAGCACACACTCGAGGAGATCGGCTCGATGCTCGGCGTCACCCGCGAGCGCGTTCGTCAGCTGCGCGATCGCGCCTTGAAGCGCCTGCGTGAGGGGGATGTTGGTCGAGCACTCGGGAGCTTCGCGGCGTAA